The following proteins come from a genomic window of Andrena cerasifolii isolate SP2316 chromosome 6, iyAndCera1_principal, whole genome shotgun sequence:
- the Miro gene encoding mitochondrial Rho GTPase isoform X2: MVQRPVAPRRSVRILLIGDRGVGKTSLILSLVSEEYAEDVPFKAEEITIPADVTPEQVPTHIVDYSAAEQTEDQLADEIQKAHVICVVYSVVDEDTLDRAATYWLPLIRRCASNNRCPVVLVGNKIDLVDYSTIEAVYPIMKEFTEIESCIECSAKTLQNVSETFYYAQKAVLHPTTPLYNYDAQELTEECKIALQRIFKICDLDNDGLLNDMELNAFQQWCFNTPLQPQVLEDVKAVLSKNIQDGVCNGCVTMKGFMYLQCLFIQRGRNETTWAVLRKFGYDNELQMSKEYILPQLKVPTGCTTELSHKGQEFLTLLFMQHDRDRDGALSPSELESLFSRCLSPPWSDEYKYTVPTNEKGWITFQGYMCQWALLTLNNVRKTLEYMAYLGYNMYNNECQTNAILVTREKKLDLAKKQSNRNVYSCHVIGPKSSGKTTLCRTFVDPKLEKLTDEVVPANSHVTVNTVHVYGQEKTIILRDINIHNVQDALTPAQIQCDAAALVYDASNPKSFEYIARIYIKYFADSKIPVLIVANKSDLSEVKQEYLLQPVSFCNKYKLMPPQPYSISRTVRREIFVKLATMAAFPRFQGAWVLFYKDSRFRRMVHVLLDKPSPTQWWNSFTRHINQFGLMQGDSIVWWKAGLGIAVATVAGFVVMRVLNTEKR; encoded by the exons ATGGTGCAACGTCCAGTCGCGCCCAGGCGCAGCGTTAGAATTCTGTTGATCGGCGACCGCGGAGTCGGCAAGACTTCTCTGATACTGTCGCTAGTCAGCGAGGAGTACGCGGAAGATGTTCCCTTTAAAGCCGAAGAGATCACTATACCCGCGGACGTTACGCCCGAGCAGGTGCCCACGCACATCGTTGATTATTCAG CTGCTGAACAAACGGAGGATCAGTTGGCCGATGAGATTCAAAAAGCGCACGTAATTTGCGTTGTATATTCTGTGGTGGATGAGGATACGTTGGACAGAGCAGCTACTTATTGGCTACCGCTGATCAGGAGATGCGCGTCTAATAATCGCTGTCCAGTGGTACTTGTGGGGAACAAGATCGACCTTGTAGACTATTCTACTATCGAG GCTGTGTACCCTATAATGAAGGAATTCACTGAAATCGAAAGTTGTATCGAG TGTTCTGCCAAAACATTGCAAAATGTTTCCGAAACATTTTACTATGCACAAAAAGCTGTTTTACATCCCACTACACCGTTATACAATTATGATGCTCAAGAG CTTACAGAGGAATGTAAAATTGCGCTACAGAGAATTTTTAAA ATATGCGATTTGGATAATGACGGTTTGCTAAACGATATGGAGCTAAATGCATTTCAGCAATGGTGCTTCAACACTCCGTTGCAGCCGCAGGTGTTGGAGGATGTCAAGGCTGTATTGTCGAAAAATATTCAAGACGGGGTTTGCAATGGATGTGTTACCATGAAAG GCTTTATGTATCTTCAGTGTCTATTCATACAACGGGGAAGAAATGAAACTACTTGGGCCGTGTTGAGAAAATTTGGCTACGACAATGAGTTACAAATGTCCAAAGAATACATACTTCCACA ATTGAAGGTGCCTACTGGTTGCACAACTGAATTATCTCATAAGGGACAAGAATTTTTAACACTGTTATTTATGCAACATGACCGAGATCGGGATGGTGCTCTTTCGCCCTCAGAATTGGAATCGTTGTTCTCGAGGTGCTTGTCTCCACCCTGGAGCGATGAATATAAGTACACTGTACCAACTAATGAGAAG GGTTGGATCACATTTCAAGGGTACATGTGTCAATGGGCGCTATTAACTCTCAATAATGTACGAAAAACGTTAGAGTACATGGCATATCTAGGTTACAACATGTATAATAACGAATGCCAAACAAACGCAATCCTAGTCACGCGCGAGAAAAAATTGGACTTGGCAAAAAAGCAATCAAACAGGAATGTTTATAGTTGTCACGTAATTGGCCCAAAGAGTAGCGGGAAAACAACGCTATGTAGAACGTTCGTTGATCCGAAACTCGAG AAATTAACCGACGAAGTGGTCCCAGCGAATTCACACGTAACTGTGAACACGGTGCATGTGTACGGTCAAGAGAAGACAATAATCCTGCGGGACATAAACATACATAATGTTCAGGATGCTCTAACTCCAGCGCAGATTCAGTGTGACGCGGCAGCTCTTGTATATGATGCCAGTAATCCTAAGTCGTTTGAATATATCGCACGAATTTACATT AAATACTTTGCGGATAGTAAGATTCCTGTTCTTATAGTAGCAAATAAGAGCGATCTGTCGGAAGTGAAGCAAGAATATTTGCTACAGCCAGTAAGTTTTTGCAATAAGTACAAACTGATGCCACCACAACCTTACAGCATTTCTCGTACCGTGCGGCGCGAAATCTTCGTGAAACTAGCGACAATGGCAGCTTTCCC CCGCTTTCAAGGAGCATGGGTATTATTTTACAAAGACAG TCGTTTCAGGCGTATGGTCCACGTGTTGCTTGACAAACCCTCTCCCACGCAATGGTGGAATTCTTTTACAAG ACATATAAATCAATTTGGACTGATGCAAGGGGATTCTATCGTCTGGTGGAAGGCTGGTCTGGGAATTGCTGTAGCCACGGTCGCCGGCTTCGTGGTGATGCGCGTCTTGAACACAGAGAAAAGATAG
- the Miro gene encoding mitochondrial Rho GTPase isoform X5, whose protein sequence is MVQRPVAPRRSVRILLIGDRGVGKTSLILSLVSEEYAEDVPFKAEEITIPADVTPEQVPTHIVDYSAAEQTEDQLADEIQKAHVICVVYSVVDEDTLDRAATYWLPLIRRCASNNRCPVVLVGNKIDLVDYSTIEAVYPIMKEFTEIESCIECSAKTLQNVSETFYYAQKAVLHPTTPLYNYDAQELTEECKIALQRIFKICDLDNDGLLNDMELNAFQQWCFNTPLQPQVLEDVKAVLSKNIQDGVCNGCVTMKGFMYLQCLFIQRGRNETTWAVLRKFGYDNELQMSKEYILPQLKVPTGCTTELSHKGQEFLTLLFMQHDRDRDGALSPSELESLFSRCLSPPWSDEYKYTVPTNEKGWITFQGYMCQWALLTLNNVRKTLEYMAYLGYNMYNNECQTNAILVTREKKLDLAKKQSNRNVYSCHVIGPKSSGKTTLCRTFVDPKLEKLTDEVVPANSHVTVNTVHVYGQEKTIILRDINIHNVQDALTPAQIQCDAAALVYDASNPKSFEYIARIYIKYFADSKIPVLIVANKSDLSEVKQEYLLQPVSFCNKYKLMPPQPYSISRTVRREIFVKLATMAAFPRFQGAWVLFYKDRHINQFGLMQGDSIVWWKAGLGIAVATVAGFVVMRVLNTEKR, encoded by the exons ATGGTGCAACGTCCAGTCGCGCCCAGGCGCAGCGTTAGAATTCTGTTGATCGGCGACCGCGGAGTCGGCAAGACTTCTCTGATACTGTCGCTAGTCAGCGAGGAGTACGCGGAAGATGTTCCCTTTAAAGCCGAAGAGATCACTATACCCGCGGACGTTACGCCCGAGCAGGTGCCCACGCACATCGTTGATTATTCAG CTGCTGAACAAACGGAGGATCAGTTGGCCGATGAGATTCAAAAAGCGCACGTAATTTGCGTTGTATATTCTGTGGTGGATGAGGATACGTTGGACAGAGCAGCTACTTATTGGCTACCGCTGATCAGGAGATGCGCGTCTAATAATCGCTGTCCAGTGGTACTTGTGGGGAACAAGATCGACCTTGTAGACTATTCTACTATCGAG GCTGTGTACCCTATAATGAAGGAATTCACTGAAATCGAAAGTTGTATCGAG TGTTCTGCCAAAACATTGCAAAATGTTTCCGAAACATTTTACTATGCACAAAAAGCTGTTTTACATCCCACTACACCGTTATACAATTATGATGCTCAAGAG CTTACAGAGGAATGTAAAATTGCGCTACAGAGAATTTTTAAA ATATGCGATTTGGATAATGACGGTTTGCTAAACGATATGGAGCTAAATGCATTTCAGCAATGGTGCTTCAACACTCCGTTGCAGCCGCAGGTGTTGGAGGATGTCAAGGCTGTATTGTCGAAAAATATTCAAGACGGGGTTTGCAATGGATGTGTTACCATGAAAG GCTTTATGTATCTTCAGTGTCTATTCATACAACGGGGAAGAAATGAAACTACTTGGGCCGTGTTGAGAAAATTTGGCTACGACAATGAGTTACAAATGTCCAAAGAATACATACTTCCACA ATTGAAGGTGCCTACTGGTTGCACAACTGAATTATCTCATAAGGGACAAGAATTTTTAACACTGTTATTTATGCAACATGACCGAGATCGGGATGGTGCTCTTTCGCCCTCAGAATTGGAATCGTTGTTCTCGAGGTGCTTGTCTCCACCCTGGAGCGATGAATATAAGTACACTGTACCAACTAATGAGAAG GGTTGGATCACATTTCAAGGGTACATGTGTCAATGGGCGCTATTAACTCTCAATAATGTACGAAAAACGTTAGAGTACATGGCATATCTAGGTTACAACATGTATAATAACGAATGCCAAACAAACGCAATCCTAGTCACGCGCGAGAAAAAATTGGACTTGGCAAAAAAGCAATCAAACAGGAATGTTTATAGTTGTCACGTAATTGGCCCAAAGAGTAGCGGGAAAACAACGCTATGTAGAACGTTCGTTGATCCGAAACTCGAG AAATTAACCGACGAAGTGGTCCCAGCGAATTCACACGTAACTGTGAACACGGTGCATGTGTACGGTCAAGAGAAGACAATAATCCTGCGGGACATAAACATACATAATGTTCAGGATGCTCTAACTCCAGCGCAGATTCAGTGTGACGCGGCAGCTCTTGTATATGATGCCAGTAATCCTAAGTCGTTTGAATATATCGCACGAATTTACATT AAATACTTTGCGGATAGTAAGATTCCTGTTCTTATAGTAGCAAATAAGAGCGATCTGTCGGAAGTGAAGCAAGAATATTTGCTACAGCCAGTAAGTTTTTGCAATAAGTACAAACTGATGCCACCACAACCTTACAGCATTTCTCGTACCGTGCGGCGCGAAATCTTCGTGAAACTAGCGACAATGGCAGCTTTCCC CCGCTTTCAAGGAGCATGGGTATTATTTTACAAAGACAG ACATATAAATCAATTTGGACTGATGCAAGGGGATTCTATCGTCTGGTGGAAGGCTGGTCTGGGAATTGCTGTAGCCACGGTCGCCGGCTTCGTGGTGATGCGCGTCTTGAACACAGAGAAAAGATAG